In the Phaseolus vulgaris cultivar G19833 chromosome 7, P. vulgaris v2.0, whole genome shotgun sequence genome, one interval contains:
- the LOC137829679 gene encoding methyl-CpG-binding domain-containing protein 4-like, which produces MNDMKGGQEISKTPSSSKRTLSSQGSVDIYAAQCKNCLKWRVMDTQEEFEEVRSKATEEPFVCSRKANGSCDEPADIEYDSTRTWVIDKPNLPKTPQGFKRSLVLRKDYSKLDAYYITPSGKKLRTRNEIGAFLKDNPDFKGVTVADFDFSSPKIMQDTIPEIVEQKDSSNKKAKIAKGDV; this is translated from the exons ATGAATGATATGAAGGGCGGTCAAGAAATCTCAAAAACACCATCCTCTTCCAAG AGAACACTGTCAAGTCAGGGTTCAGTGGATATATATGCGGCGCAATGCAAAAACTGCTTGAAATGGAGAGTAATGGATACACAGGAAGAGTTTGAAGAGGTTAGAAGTAAAGCCACCGAGGAACCTTTTGTTTGCAGCAGAAAGGCTAATGGTTCCTgtgatgaacctgctgatattgAATATGATTCCACTCGAACGTGGGTCATCGACAAGCCTAACCTCCCCAAAACTCCACAAGGTTTTAAGAGGAGCTTGGTACTTAGAAAAGATTACTCGAAATTGGACGCCTACTACATCACACCTTCTGGCAAAAAACTGAGAACCCGCAATGAGATTGGAGCGTTTCTAAAAGATAATCCAGATTTCAAAGGTGTTACTGTTGcagattttgatttttcttcCCCAAAGATAATGCAGGACACCATCCCAGAGATAGTTGAGCAGAAGGATTCTTCTAACAAGAAAGCTAAGATAGCCAAAGGCGATGTTTGA
- the LOC137829677 gene encoding putative E3 ubiquitin-protein ligase RF298 isoform X2 translates to MDKTGDGEDRQDKGCKNKRKLAHPSILPASLPLFEFPRYEMPVSQNGLNEFSPSEWWSQLFSRENELQMRELLDWSDPIASQLEELLLSNLQAIFRCALKRVVELGFDEKLVEMSLSRKALYIEEGDPVTNIVDQTVNVLKGKEDATDFVFESFQHLLHYTMVEMISVVREVRPSLTVGEAMWVLLICDLNLSLACAVQDRPGVVCNAENSTSSSSLQSKSEVQSSDAVSNCSSPTLQKDLSSNHHNQRSGEPKFGSFLNSPNNQSSHATGGVKLKAENASLPITAEKSSGTSGFPSHECKSGSCSKRHTRKEIAALRQKFFHMEKTYRNCGKAGFKSGKITSVGSLVVEKRLKPPSEIPNQQMKCGSSNLLTTKGVCSANITCHISSSDASALSAGGNSGTLPAKSTISCTHMVNAKTSTRASTSKPKSELSCSVKILDYCADIPFDEALGKYVPRDEKDELILKLITRLQELQDELLGWNNWTNQKVMQVTNRLGKLQPEFKTLRKEKQDAELLKKEKKLAQETAVKRISEMENAMENTKRQIDSAASAALMLEAENSLLKKELDAAKLWVVESMASHQQALESEQTALKQAQSWEGQNSLLRDDLEKEKHKLFNLQQELHKEKNLQAKIEGRLAKERAAKEKLLSQVASIKKEREQRELHMKSEEDIIRRKAARDLQKYVEDIGKVEKELVDLKLKSDSEKIAALRRCVEERNDSFSRTKSTPNMKGNKTSNESQTMESCHDKLAAGSLRREQECVMCLSEEMSVVFLPCSHQVVCPECNELHEKQGMKECPSCRTPIQRRILARFARH, encoded by the exons ATGGATAAAACGGGTGATGGGGAGGACAGACAGGATAAAGGGTGTAAGAACAAGAGAAAATTAGCTCATCCTTCTATACTTCCTGCTAGTTTACCGTTGTTTGAGTTCCCTCGGTATGAAATGCCGGTTTCACAAAATGGCTTAAATGAATTTAGTCCATCAGAGTGGTGGTCGCAGTTGTTTAGTAGAGAAAATGAACTGCAAATGCGTGAGCTTTTGGATTGGAGTGATCCTATTGCAAGCCAGCTTGAGGAATTGCTGTTGTCTAATTTGCAAGCGATTTTCAGGTGTGCACTCAAAAGGGTTGTTGAATTAGGTTTTGATGAAAAATTGGTTGAAATGTCCCTTTCAAGGAAGGCCCTGTACATTGAGGAAGGAGATCCTGTCACAAATATTGTAGATCAGACGGTGAATGTTTTGAAGGGGAAAGAAGATGCGACAGATTTTGTATTTGAGAGTTTCCAGCATCTGCTGCATTACACCATGGTGGAGATGATCAGTGTAGTTCGTGAAGTCAGACCCTCCTTGACAGTTGGTGAAGCAATGTGGGTTTTACTGATTTGTGACTTGAACCTTTCACTAGCCTGTGCAGTGCAAGACCGTCCAGGTGTTGTTTGTAATGCGGAAAACTCTACCAGTTCTTCCAGTCTACAATCTAAGTCGGAGGTCCAAAGCTCTGATGCAGTTTCCAATTGCAGTTCACCAACTCTCCAGAAGGATTTGTCCTCCAATCACCATAATCAAAGGTCTGGAGAACCTAAGTTTGGAAGCTTCCTTAATTCACCCAACAACCAAAGTTCTCATGCTACAGGAGGAGTAAAACTTAAGGCAGAGAATGCATCATTGCCAATTACTGCAGAGAAATCCTCCGGAACATCAGGTTTTCCGTCCCACGAATGTAAATCTGGATCTTGCTCTAAGCGGCATACCAGAAAAGAAATAGCAGCACTTAGGCAGAAGTTCTTTCACATGGAGAAAACTTACAGGAATTGTGGAAAAGCGGGTTTTAAATCAGGGAAGATTACAAGTGTTGGTAGTTTGGTTGTTGAAAAAAGACTCAAGCCGCCATCTGAAATTCCTAACCAGCAAATGAAATGTGGCTCCTCAAATTTGCTAACCACGAAAGGAGTTTGTTCTGCAAATATAACATGCCATATTTCAAGCAGTGATGCATCTGCTTTATCTGCAGGAGGTAACTCTGGAACATTACCTGCAAAGAGTACAATATCTTGTACTCACATGGTGAATGCAAAAACTTCAACACGTGCCAGTACATCCAAACCAAAATCTGAGCTAAGCTGTTCTGTCAAGATTCTTGATTACTGTGCTGATATTCCGTTTGATGAGGCTTTGGGTAAGTATGTCCCGCGAGATGAGAAGGATGAGCTAATTTTGAAGTTGATAACTCGATTGCAAGAATTGCAGGATGAGCTACTTGGTTGGAACAACTGGACAAATCAGAAGGTTATGCAGGTTACGAATAGGCTTGGGAAACTACAGCCTGAGTTTAAAACTCTGAGGAAGGAAAAGCAAGACGCAGAACTgttgaaaaaggaaaagaaacttGCGCAGGAGACTGCTGTGAAGAGGATATCTGAAATGGAGAATGCCATGGAAAATACGAAAAGGCAAATTGATAGTGCTGCTTCTGCTGCTCTCATGCTAGAGGCAGAAAACTCCTTGCTAAAAAAGGAGTTGGATGCTGCTAAGTTGTGGGTTGTAGAGTCAATGGCAAGCCATCAACAAGCACTGGAGAGTGAGCAGACGGCTCTTAAACAGGCCCAGTCATGGGAAGGCCAGAACAGTTTGCTTCGAGATGACCTTGAGAAAGAGAAGCACAAATTATTTAATCTGCAACAGGAGCTACACAAAGAGAAAAATCTTCAAGCCAAGATTGAG GGTAGATTGGCAAAAGAGAGAGCTGCGAAAGAAAAGCTCCTTTCTCAGGTTGCATCCATTAAAAAGGAGAGAGAACAACGTGAGCTGCATATGAAATCTGAGGAGGATATAATTAGAAGGAAGGCTGCTAGGGATCTGCAGAAATATGTGGAAGATATTGGAAAGGTGGAGAAAGAGTTGGTTGACTTGAAACTAAAATCTGACTCTGAAAAAATAGCAGCACTTCGTAGATGTGTTGAGGAAAGGAATGATAGCTTCTCAAGAACAAAGAGTACTCCAAACATGAAGGGAAACAAGACCTCAAATGAGTCTCAAACAATGGAGAGCTGCCATGACAAGTTGGCTGCTGGAAGTTTGAGGCGTGAGCAGGAGTGTGTCATGTGCCTATCAGAGGAGATGTCAGTAGTTTTTCTGCCATGTTCACATCAGGTTGTGTGTCCTGAATGCAATGAGCTCCATGAGAAGCAAGGGATGAAAGAGTGCCCTTCATGTAGGACCCCAATCCAACGTAGGATTCTTGCTAGATTTGCTCGGCATTAG
- the LOC137829677 gene encoding putative E3 ubiquitin-protein ligase RF298 isoform X1 — METMHASDTGSSSFCSQSCGSWPSVSVPEMDKTGDGEDRQDKGCKNKRKLAHPSILPASLPLFEFPRYEMPVSQNGLNEFSPSEWWSQLFSRENELQMRELLDWSDPIASQLEELLLSNLQAIFRCALKRVVELGFDEKLVEMSLSRKALYIEEGDPVTNIVDQTVNVLKGKEDATDFVFESFQHLLHYTMVEMISVVREVRPSLTVGEAMWVLLICDLNLSLACAVQDRPGVVCNAENSTSSSSLQSKSEVQSSDAVSNCSSPTLQKDLSSNHHNQRSGEPKFGSFLNSPNNQSSHATGGVKLKAENASLPITAEKSSGTSGFPSHECKSGSCSKRHTRKEIAALRQKFFHMEKTYRNCGKAGFKSGKITSVGSLVVEKRLKPPSEIPNQQMKCGSSNLLTTKGVCSANITCHISSSDASALSAGGNSGTLPAKSTISCTHMVNAKTSTRASTSKPKSELSCSVKILDYCADIPFDEALGKYVPRDEKDELILKLITRLQELQDELLGWNNWTNQKVMQVTNRLGKLQPEFKTLRKEKQDAELLKKEKKLAQETAVKRISEMENAMENTKRQIDSAASAALMLEAENSLLKKELDAAKLWVVESMASHQQALESEQTALKQAQSWEGQNSLLRDDLEKEKHKLFNLQQELHKEKNLQAKIEGRLAKERAAKEKLLSQVASIKKEREQRELHMKSEEDIIRRKAARDLQKYVEDIGKVEKELVDLKLKSDSEKIAALRRCVEERNDSFSRTKSTPNMKGNKTSNESQTMESCHDKLAAGSLRREQECVMCLSEEMSVVFLPCSHQVVCPECNELHEKQGMKECPSCRTPIQRRILARFARH; from the exons ATGGAAACAATGCATGCGTCAG ATACAGGAAGTTCCTCATTTTGTTCTCAGTCTTGCGGCTCCTGGCCAAG TGTAAGTGTTCCTGAAATGGATAAAACGGGTGATGGGGAGGACAGACAGGATAAAGGGTGTAAGAACAAGAGAAAATTAGCTCATCCTTCTATACTTCCTGCTAGTTTACCGTTGTTTGAGTTCCCTCGGTATGAAATGCCGGTTTCACAAAATGGCTTAAATGAATTTAGTCCATCAGAGTGGTGGTCGCAGTTGTTTAGTAGAGAAAATGAACTGCAAATGCGTGAGCTTTTGGATTGGAGTGATCCTATTGCAAGCCAGCTTGAGGAATTGCTGTTGTCTAATTTGCAAGCGATTTTCAGGTGTGCACTCAAAAGGGTTGTTGAATTAGGTTTTGATGAAAAATTGGTTGAAATGTCCCTTTCAAGGAAGGCCCTGTACATTGAGGAAGGAGATCCTGTCACAAATATTGTAGATCAGACGGTGAATGTTTTGAAGGGGAAAGAAGATGCGACAGATTTTGTATTTGAGAGTTTCCAGCATCTGCTGCATTACACCATGGTGGAGATGATCAGTGTAGTTCGTGAAGTCAGACCCTCCTTGACAGTTGGTGAAGCAATGTGGGTTTTACTGATTTGTGACTTGAACCTTTCACTAGCCTGTGCAGTGCAAGACCGTCCAGGTGTTGTTTGTAATGCGGAAAACTCTACCAGTTCTTCCAGTCTACAATCTAAGTCGGAGGTCCAAAGCTCTGATGCAGTTTCCAATTGCAGTTCACCAACTCTCCAGAAGGATTTGTCCTCCAATCACCATAATCAAAGGTCTGGAGAACCTAAGTTTGGAAGCTTCCTTAATTCACCCAACAACCAAAGTTCTCATGCTACAGGAGGAGTAAAACTTAAGGCAGAGAATGCATCATTGCCAATTACTGCAGAGAAATCCTCCGGAACATCAGGTTTTCCGTCCCACGAATGTAAATCTGGATCTTGCTCTAAGCGGCATACCAGAAAAGAAATAGCAGCACTTAGGCAGAAGTTCTTTCACATGGAGAAAACTTACAGGAATTGTGGAAAAGCGGGTTTTAAATCAGGGAAGATTACAAGTGTTGGTAGTTTGGTTGTTGAAAAAAGACTCAAGCCGCCATCTGAAATTCCTAACCAGCAAATGAAATGTGGCTCCTCAAATTTGCTAACCACGAAAGGAGTTTGTTCTGCAAATATAACATGCCATATTTCAAGCAGTGATGCATCTGCTTTATCTGCAGGAGGTAACTCTGGAACATTACCTGCAAAGAGTACAATATCTTGTACTCACATGGTGAATGCAAAAACTTCAACACGTGCCAGTACATCCAAACCAAAATCTGAGCTAAGCTGTTCTGTCAAGATTCTTGATTACTGTGCTGATATTCCGTTTGATGAGGCTTTGGGTAAGTATGTCCCGCGAGATGAGAAGGATGAGCTAATTTTGAAGTTGATAACTCGATTGCAAGAATTGCAGGATGAGCTACTTGGTTGGAACAACTGGACAAATCAGAAGGTTATGCAGGTTACGAATAGGCTTGGGAAACTACAGCCTGAGTTTAAAACTCTGAGGAAGGAAAAGCAAGACGCAGAACTgttgaaaaaggaaaagaaacttGCGCAGGAGACTGCTGTGAAGAGGATATCTGAAATGGAGAATGCCATGGAAAATACGAAAAGGCAAATTGATAGTGCTGCTTCTGCTGCTCTCATGCTAGAGGCAGAAAACTCCTTGCTAAAAAAGGAGTTGGATGCTGCTAAGTTGTGGGTTGTAGAGTCAATGGCAAGCCATCAACAAGCACTGGAGAGTGAGCAGACGGCTCTTAAACAGGCCCAGTCATGGGAAGGCCAGAACAGTTTGCTTCGAGATGACCTTGAGAAAGAGAAGCACAAATTATTTAATCTGCAACAGGAGCTACACAAAGAGAAAAATCTTCAAGCCAAGATTGAG GGTAGATTGGCAAAAGAGAGAGCTGCGAAAGAAAAGCTCCTTTCTCAGGTTGCATCCATTAAAAAGGAGAGAGAACAACGTGAGCTGCATATGAAATCTGAGGAGGATATAATTAGAAGGAAGGCTGCTAGGGATCTGCAGAAATATGTGGAAGATATTGGAAAGGTGGAGAAAGAGTTGGTTGACTTGAAACTAAAATCTGACTCTGAAAAAATAGCAGCACTTCGTAGATGTGTTGAGGAAAGGAATGATAGCTTCTCAAGAACAAAGAGTACTCCAAACATGAAGGGAAACAAGACCTCAAATGAGTCTCAAACAATGGAGAGCTGCCATGACAAGTTGGCTGCTGGAAGTTTGAGGCGTGAGCAGGAGTGTGTCATGTGCCTATCAGAGGAGATGTCAGTAGTTTTTCTGCCATGTTCACATCAGGTTGTGTGTCCTGAATGCAATGAGCTCCATGAGAAGCAAGGGATGAAAGAGTGCCCTTCATGTAGGACCCCAATCCAACGTAGGATTCTTGCTAGATTTGCTCGGCATTAG